GAATTTTTCATCAAATACTCCAAGCATTCCGGGGTCAAGTAAGAGCATGATGGACCCTTATTTTATTTAGAGTTTGTAATTacagttttaatttttttctttcaattgttATTATGGCATCAAAATAATGTTGGAAATGAATAAAAAACATCATTTGATCACAAAAGACAAAACAGTCTTCAGCAGCACGTTATATTATGTTACAATTTATTTACATGTAGAAACTAGAAAGCATCAACAATGTTAAAATAGTCAACAATGGTGTTATCTTGTTGGGCTTAATGTGagtatatgtacaaaaatgttgCAATTTCAACATGAAGTGGGCTTCATAATTGGGCTTGATCACTGTATTTGGTTGGGGTTAGTTACTTGTTCTTGCGGCCAAAGAAATCATTTTGTTGGAATTCAAACAAAGCTGATCTTATTTCAGGCAATGGTGGGGCACTAGGAATAGGATTCTGTCCATCTTTTTTCTGCAAAAATAATGTTATCCTTAGTAACAGGATTAGAAACAACGATTTAAACATTAAAAATATGACAAGTAGTGATTTTAAATTTATGGTCAAATGTATGCAATGTAAGCATATACCATGCTTGTGCAGTGATTGTGATTATAACCTCAAAAAGTTTAGATTATGTGTAGCTGCTGCAGTTGCATTGGTGTCAAGTAAAAACTTTCGCAATTTCGCTTGAAACAAATGTTGTAAGCGGTCTCGTAACAAGTCTCGCAGTGTGTGTGAAttaattacaatttatttttaagATAAAAAAAGTGAATAACGGTATTGGTATCGGCACCTTCTGATACCGTTTTGACGCGGATGTTTTTGCGGTAACAGGCTGTTTCTTAAAACCCTATTGGTTTATTACATTTTTAATATGCAACATGTAATGTAACTTTAATGGTTCAGAAGTTGCTGTAAGTAACTCACCTTCTTGGAGGATTTGCTTGAAAGTTTCTTGGACTGAGCAGCCAAGTGATCAAAAACTTGAAAAAATGCAGTCTGTCCTAACTCAGTGCAATTTTGCCAGTAAAAAATTGCCAAATCCCACGCCCTAACTCTCCATTCTTGAAACAActtgtcaaaatcaatttcattCTTGGATACATATGGTCTCAACACTTTATTGTAAACATATCCTGTCCCCTGCATCAACCAACATTCATCTCATTTAACtaaagattaaacatcactttcaCTTTCATTGGTAAATGAAACAACAGAATAAAGTGTTGAGAAAAAAAGTACTACTAGTATATGTTAAAGTTGCCATATAGACATTTTCTCAAACATGTTATGTGCTTACCTTAGTTTTGGGATACCACATGTATATAAAAAGTGCAAGCTTCAATTCTCCATACAAAGGCAACCTTCATAAAAATTACAAGGTGTTAATAATTTCTTGCACAAAATTCAACAATAATACAAATGAAATGACTTCAAATTCAAGCACTCACCATCCAATAACCACATCAGCAAACTTTTCCAGAACCGTAAAAAAAGCAACAATGATCCTGCAAATTAAGAATTGCACATTACATACCAGACACCATTATCATACAATATAATTATGTACATAAAACTAAAGTGCTCAAAATGAATACTACTAAACATGCTGATAAAGTTGCAAGCACATGATTAGGTTCAATGTTTGAACCACTTTTTAAGCCATTGACCTCAATTTAACCATTATAAAAAGCAGATCCGTTTCTTGGCACAAACTCAACAACTAGTTTTTTTAGATTCTTAATCATTACTAGTAAAGCTCTTAAAACAATCATTCACATCATTCCATAATCCACAATTTTAGTGCAAATTTTAGAAACATTAATCatagaaacaagaaaaaaaagaattattataaatttataatctaTATTCTTTACCAGTATTGACACCAGAATCGAAGTTCATCCATTTCAACCTCGTTTCTCTCTACTGTTTTATAGCATTCAAATCCAGGATATGCATATCCAAGAAGCAATCtgagaaattcaaaatcaaagtcacataaaaataataatcagaaatttatataatcaagattatacaGAAATAACAGAGAAACTGATtgaacaaaaagaagaagaaaaaagaaagtaaATACATTACACTTACATAAGACACCGAGTAATGAAATCTCCTAACATTTCCAATCCCTATGAACACAAACAACAAGAATTCATCAAATTTCTGAAACAACAAAACATGAAACATAATTTGTTCAACATTTACCTGTCTGCTGGTTGACAGAATCAAAAACTCAAACCGCTTTGTCTACTACTGAGAACCAAAATTGACAAGTTCAAATTAGACTTTGAAACTTTAGGTTTAGAAAAATAAGGGTTTAATAATTCTTTGGAAGAGATGAAGAAGATAAGTTAGATCACAAAAATAACTAACATCTATATATATAGAGAAAATTTGGTTTACTTtttcttgattgaaattgaaaggaAAGAGAAAAGTTACGCGGGATTGAAATGAATTTCTTGCCACGTACGCTTTGGGTTTTCTTGAATCTTAGACGCTACTCTTGCTTGTTTGGGGTTTGGGGATGTTatatatattctttctttttgttttcaatttcATGGCATGGATTCACCGTTTGGAAGTTAATGCACGCACCGATGAAGGGCTGTTTTGGTAATTTTGTATGGATTATGTACAATTGTCACTTTTGTGGGTTTAATGAATTATGGTGCTGTTGCACTATGTTTTGATTAGTCTTTTTTTACTAGAAGTTTGGTTTTAATGTTTAAAAACAATTTGAATAGTTAATGTGGTTTATGTATTTGATTAATGATAATGACATCAGGTGAGTTGTTGAAAAATATAACTTatgttacaattttatttttatttaatgaatataaTTAAGTATGCTTTCAAATGCTATTAACCAATGCTGTAACTGTAATTATAGTACAGAACTAGTTGAGATATGATTTCAAGTAGTTGACCTAGTTAAAGAAGTTGAGGGTAGGGGTATAGAGAgagatttttttctttctttataaatcgataatataagaaaagttgtTGTTCTGAAAATCACAAAAACAATCTTATattatcttagtctaaattaataattttgggACAACAATGTCTTTTGTTGgttttttccaactcacttttcactttccaactcacttttcatttttcactttttcactttttacttttcactttttattactttattattatttctaataaattattaatcaaaatattctaataaattattttttaataaaaaaaatattatgatcattttaaatgattgttaatttacatttaaaatagtatttcatttaatatatgtcattaataaagtttatataattaaaataatgtttgcacaattaaatattaaaaaaattatttgttattgatgtcaattcacaaatatatgttatcaatgtaaataggagaaatatatatatatatatatatatatatatatatatatatatatatatatatatatatatatatatatatatatatatatatatatatatatatatatatatatatatatatatatatatatatttatatacgggaaaaagtgtattacttattcaattgtaacatactattattaattattgtcaaattctattgattcagatatttttgtaaatgacacctaaacaaaaataatatttatacacgggaaaaaaatctattattgatctaaatatttttatatacgaaaaatggtatttatgatctaaatttttttattcaaaaaaggtatacggaaaaaaattattatttatctaaatatttttatgtaaatgattcttaaacataaataatattcgtATATGGGAAAAatttattaatgatctaaataattttatatatgaaaaatggtatttataatccaaaaaaaaattattcaaaaaatgtatacggaaaaaaactattattgatctaaatatttttagggaaatgctaacaagtgccccaggggcactctttaatagctttaaaaagtaagtttttcttggaaatatgcgtaattaatgcatcgaaaattgaaatggtgaacttttgaaagaatattttctttatttagaatgcttaaagagtgcccctggggcactcgttagcatgacccatatttttatatacgtaaatttacaattgattcaaatatttttgtaacgatacctaaacataaata
The Vicia villosa cultivar HV-30 ecotype Madison, WI linkage group LG6, Vvil1.0, whole genome shotgun sequence genome window above contains:
- the LOC131610930 gene encoding putative HVA22-like protein g, encoding MLGDFITRCLILLLGYAYPGFECYKTVERNEVEMDELRFWCQYWIIVAFFTVLEKFADVVIGWLPLYGELKLALFIYMWYPKTKGTGYVYNKVLRPYVSKNEIDFDKLFQEWRVRAWDLAIFYWQNCTELGQTAFFQVFDHLAAQSKKLSSKSSKKKKDGQNPIPSAPPLPEIRSALFEFQQNDFFGRKNK